The Longimicrobium sp. genome has a segment encoding these proteins:
- a CDS encoding HD domain-containing protein, with protein MSEGLDLQEQQAQWGCTVEERFSHRLPLNVPSRNNRKVAALIQRINQDEELYSLWLAANVNAVERLGMTDHGPVHVKIVMNIATKLLRMLLERGAKPGVVENYGMGSDDAEVVVVMAALCHDLGMSIHRADHEGFSLFVAQAKIKELLSELYDVRSATILRSEILHAIIAHRSGGKPLTLEAGIVRVADALDMAKGRSRIPFATGAASIHSVSAAAIEAVHIEPGVTKPVRVRIEMSNSAGVFQLDQLFREKLKGSGLEPYIELEALIEGEAEKRLVTSFQL; from the coding sequence ATGTCGGAAGGACTGGACTTGCAGGAGCAGCAGGCGCAGTGGGGATGCACGGTGGAGGAGCGGTTCAGCCACCGCCTTCCGCTGAACGTCCCCAGCCGCAACAACCGCAAGGTCGCGGCGCTCATCCAGCGCATCAACCAGGACGAGGAGCTGTACTCCCTCTGGCTCGCGGCGAACGTCAACGCCGTGGAGCGGCTGGGGATGACGGACCACGGGCCGGTGCACGTCAAGATCGTGATGAACATCGCCACCAAGCTGCTGCGCATGCTCCTGGAGCGCGGCGCGAAGCCCGGCGTGGTGGAGAACTACGGGATGGGAAGCGACGACGCCGAGGTGGTGGTCGTCATGGCCGCGCTCTGCCACGACCTTGGGATGTCGATCCACCGCGCGGACCACGAGGGATTCTCGCTCTTCGTGGCGCAGGCCAAGATCAAGGAGCTGCTCTCCGAGCTGTACGACGTGCGCTCGGCCACGATCCTGCGCTCCGAGATCCTGCACGCCATCATCGCCCACCGCTCGGGCGGCAAGCCGCTGACGCTGGAGGCGGGGATCGTGCGCGTGGCGGACGCGCTGGACATGGCCAAGGGCCGCTCGCGCATCCCTTTCGCGACGGGCGCTGCCAGCATCCATTCCGTCTCCGCGGCGGCGATCGAGGCGGTGCACATCGAGCCCGGCGTCACCAAGCCCGTGCGCGTGCGGATCGAGATGTCCAACTCGGCCGGCGTCTTCCAGCTCGACCAGCTCTTTCGCGAGAAGCTCAAGGGGAGCGGCCTGGAGCCGTACATCGAGCTCGAAGCGCTGATCGAGGGCGAGGCCGAGAAGCGGCTGGTGACCTCGTTCCAGCTCTGA
- a CDS encoding alpha/beta fold hydrolase, protein MSQADCTEPPPAKAFVPRPFRPARWLPGAHGQTVAGRYLRERTGVHYRRERMETEDGDFVDLDWATVEGIALPAGAPLVLLVHGLEGSANSSYMLESCRALAECGLRAVAMNFRSCSGEPNRALRFYHAGDTADLSAVLRHLREREPDAAFGALGFSLGGNVLLKYLGERGEGSAVRAAAAVSVPFDLMAGAEYMDASFMGRRYTEVLLRSLRRKFGDRQAEIGDRCDAPRALSSRSFRDFDDAVTARLHGFRDVADYYAQSSSAQFLPAIRIPTLLVHAVDDPFVPPHAIPRQAVEVNPSLAAIFTEHGGHVGFIQGKPWAPEFWAEREAARFLAERLPHP, encoded by the coding sequence ATGAGCCAAGCTGATTGCACCGAGCCGCCGCCCGCGAAGGCCTTCGTGCCGCGCCCCTTCCGCCCCGCGCGCTGGCTGCCGGGCGCGCACGGCCAGACCGTCGCCGGGCGCTACCTGCGCGAGCGGACCGGCGTGCACTACCGCCGCGAGCGCATGGAGACGGAGGACGGCGACTTCGTGGACCTGGACTGGGCCACCGTCGAAGGAATCGCGCTCCCGGCCGGCGCGCCCCTGGTGCTGCTGGTGCACGGCCTGGAGGGGAGCGCCAACTCGTCGTACATGCTGGAAAGCTGCCGAGCCCTCGCCGAGTGCGGCCTGCGCGCCGTGGCGATGAACTTCCGCTCGTGCAGTGGCGAGCCGAACCGCGCGCTCCGTTTCTACCACGCCGGCGACACGGCGGACCTCTCCGCCGTCCTCCGCCACCTGCGCGAGCGCGAGCCGGACGCCGCCTTTGGCGCGCTCGGCTTCTCGCTGGGCGGCAACGTCCTCCTCAAGTACCTCGGAGAGCGGGGGGAGGGTTCCGCCGTTCGCGCGGCGGCGGCGGTGTCGGTGCCCTTCGACCTGATGGCGGGCGCGGAGTACATGGACGCCAGCTTCATGGGCCGCAGGTATACGGAGGTGCTCCTGCGCTCCCTCCGCCGCAAGTTCGGCGACAGGCAGGCGGAGATCGGCGACCGCTGCGACGCGCCGAGAGCGCTCTCTTCGCGCTCCTTCCGCGACTTCGACGACGCCGTGACGGCGCGTCTGCACGGCTTTCGTGACGTGGCGGACTACTACGCGCAGTCCAGCTCCGCGCAGTTCCTCCCGGCGATACGCATCCCCACGCTCCTAGTGCACGCGGTGGACGACCCGTTCGTCCCGCCGCACGCCATCCCGCGCCAGGCGGTCGAGGTCAACCCCAGCCTCGCCGCGATCTTTACGGAGCACGGCGGGCACGTGGGGTTCATCCAGGGGAAGCCGTGGGCGCCCGAGTTCTGGGCGGAGCGCGAGGCGGCGCGCTTTCTGGCCGAACGGCTCCCGCACCCGTAA